GCAGCGACAAAAAGCCGAAGGCGGCTTGATACGGCAACCAACCGTCAATAATCAGATATGCCAGCGCCAGATAACTCAGCACCAGAAAGCTTTTAAAGACCCGTAAACCGCCTTCCCGCCCCAGTCGCATGATGATATTGAAACGCCCAAGGCGCCGGTCCGCCGCTTCATCCGGAAATTGGTTCAACAATAACAGATTATTGACCAACAAAAATGGAATCCACGACACCCAAAACGCCAGCCAACTGAATTCACCGGTCAGCACCATAAAACCGCCCACCACCATAAACGGGCCAAACGCCAGGCCTGGCGCAATCAAACACAACCAGGGATACCGCGTGATATGCGATGTATAGGTTACAATCAAGACCACGCCCAGCAGCCCCAGCGGCAAAATCGACCAATCACGCAAATACACAAAAAAACCGCCGAGACTGATGACCATTCCCAGAAAAAAGTACCCAGCCGCCGCCACCGATTCCGCGACGGCGGGGTTCGCCGGAAGCCCGCCGCTGCCGCCGCTGAACGGCGTTTTATCGGTCTGAAAATCCAAACCGGACTCAAAATCCTCAAATTCGTTGAGCAGGTTGACGCTCAAATGTGCGGCCAGCGCCGCCACACAAATCAAGAAAAACAACGGCAAAGACCACTCGAACCCTTCGTAGGTCGCAATGGCCGACACCAACAGCATCATCGCCAGAGTCAACAGCAAAAACGGCAGGCGCATGGCTTGCAAAACGGTCCCCGCCTGCTTGAACATTGATGTCACGGAACAGTTGGCCTCATATTGTTTAAGAGAGAGTCAGATAACGATTCAAACGTTTTTCCCAACCGGGCAGCCAGCGCTTTTCACTTTTGTCCAGCGGCGACAATTTCACCCGCAGTTGCAATCGCGCTTTGGCCGATGCCACAAAGTCCGGTAACGCCGTGGTTTCGGTGGTTTCCGGCATGGCGAGCAACACATCCACCAGCCCCCAGCCTTCGCCCAGATAACGTTCTTTGGCATTATGACCGATGCCTTTGAAGTTAGCGTAATCAATCATCGCAAAAACGCCCTGCGGCGTTTGCGTTAATTGATTCACATTATACGACAAATGCTGCTGCTGGGCGGGTGTTAAGGTTGGCCACAGCCTGTCCAATTCGGCCACCAGCCGCTGGAAAATAAACTCGGCTTGCTCGGATTTGGTGGCCGCCAGCCATTGGCGCAGTTCGGTCAGTTTCGGTTTTGACCAGGCCTGGTCAAAAGCGGCACGATTCGGCCAGGGCGGCTCGAACGGTGTCAGGCTTTGCAACCATTCCGGCGCCGGCCGGCGAGCGGAAACAAACGCCACCATTTGCGGAAAGGTTTGCTCAAACGGAACCGAAACGTTTTTCGGAATCCAAATAAAATGGCCGATGCCGAACGAGGGAAACGGCTCGTTTCGGCTCCAGTAAGCCAGATACTTGGCATGACCGCCGGTTTCGTTTTGCTCAATGTGCTTGGCGACCCATTGATAGTCGATGCTTTGATTAGACAGCGGCAAACCGGCGGCCTGCGCGGCCGCCAACCAAAACAATGCAACGCCCGCACTCAACAACGGAATGATGTTTTTCATAAATCGTTTCACGGCATTACGGCCATCGGCTTTGGCATCTCATTTGTGGGCGTTCGACACTGGATTTTATGCGATTGACGCCAAATAACCGTCTTCAACATTGCGAATCATATTCTGGTACATGCTCGACAACTCCGGCACCACCGATTCGGTCACACAATCCTGCGATAACAACGCTTTCGACCAGGCCTGCATCTTTGGAAAACCGTCTAGAAAATCAATGGAACAGACATTTTTCATCAACGATAATCGCATAAAGAAAGGCGCATAAGCGGCATCAATCAAACAGAAATCTTCACCATTAAAAAACGACTGGCCACTGTGAACACTTTCCAGACGCGCCAACTTTCCATTGATTTCATCCCGGAAAGACTCAAACGCCGCTTGGTCGGTGGCATGCGCCATTTTGAATTGCAGAATATTCAGGTCGTCGCCAAATGTCATCCAGGCCCGGTTCATGGCTTTTTTCAGCGGATCTTTCGGGTGCAAGGACGGCGGCGTGACTTCGTCGACATATTCCTGAATCACCATGGATTCGAACAAGACTTCCTTACCGACCTTGAGCACCGGCACCTTCCCGAGCGGTGACAGACTTTCAAACCACTCCGGCGGGTTGCTCAGATCGATAAACGTCAAATCGAAATCGACCTGTTTTTTCTTCAAAACAATCACCGCTCTTTGTACGAAAGGACACAATTTGAAACTGATTAATTCCATCTTTTCCGTTGTCGTG
The nucleotide sequence above comes from Hydrogenovibrio thermophilus. Encoded proteins:
- a CDS encoding prenyltransferase; amino-acid sequence: MFKQAGTVLQAMRLPFLLLTLAMMLLVSAIATYEGFEWSLPLFFLICVAALAAHLSVNLLNEFEDFESGLDFQTDKTPFSGGSGGLPANPAVAESVAAAGYFFLGMVISLGGFFVYLRDWSILPLGLLGVVLIVTYTSHITRYPWLCLIAPGLAFGPFMVVGGFMVLTGEFSWLAFWVSWIPFLLVNNLLLLNQFPDEAADRRLGRFNIIMRLGREGGLRVFKSFLVLSYLALAYLIIDGWLPYQAAFGFLSLLLVVPLWQKLRTPAPDLIQLMPALGINVAVVLTMPVLIAVGLYQGLS
- a CDS encoding glutathione S-transferase family protein, coding for MASTTTEKMELISFKLCPFVQRAVIVLKKKQVDFDLTFIDLSNPPEWFESLSPLGKVPVLKVGKEVLFESMVIQEYVDEVTPPSLHPKDPLKKAMNRAWMTFGDDLNILQFKMAHATDQAAFESFRDEINGKLARLESVHSGQSFFNGEDFCLIDAAYAPFFMRLSLMKNVCSIDFLDGFPKMQAWSKALLSQDCVTESVVPELSSMYQNMIRNVEDGYLASIA